In a genomic window of Elusimicrobiota bacterium:
- a CDS encoding type II toxin-antitoxin system HicB family antitoxin: MKLKIVVEADEDGVLVARCPSLKGCWSQGKTKAEAVENIKEAILLYLDAGERSFKPTPKQKVLSVTL, translated from the coding sequence ATGAAGCTCAAGATCGTCGTGGAGGCGGACGAGGACGGGGTTCTCGTCGCTCGCTGCCCGTCCCTGAAGGGCTGCTGGTCCCAGGGGAAGACGAAAGCCGAGGCCGTCGAAAACATCAAGGAGGCCATCCTCCTTTACCTCGACGCCGGCGAGAGGAGCTTCAAGCCCACCCCGAAGCAAAAGGTCCTCAGCGTCACCTTGTGA